The Porites lutea chromosome 11, jaPorLute2.1, whole genome shotgun sequence genome includes a region encoding these proteins:
- the LOC140953173 gene encoding adenosine receptor A3-like translates to MTAAESLYSTLVTNCIFNVFLLYTAIALNIITIQALRKTPSLPRTLKTLLLSLAASDLGVGLLAHPVFVARLIIQIRQNTSDNAYDTVFAIFADTPVNATFFSVGAITVDRFLAIHLHLRYQELVTHKRVIAVVISTWVISAFLSLLFPEVDQIQALQAQEEAQKREMKNAVRLRKTALVTFYIYFVFLACYVPIFGVNLARLFYGQTALIWHLRYYVFTLMLFNSSLNPLIYSWKMRHMRHAVIDILRSVLPSRH, encoded by the exons ATGACAGCAGCGGAGAGTTTGTATTCAACGCTGGTCACTAACTGCATCTTTAACGTTTTCTTGCTTTACACCGCTATCGCGTTAAACATCATAACAATACAAGCGCTGAGGAAAACGCCGTCGTTGCCAAGGACTTTGAAAACATTGCTCTTGAGTTTGGCTGCTTCTGATCTCGGTGTTGGTTTACTCGCCCACCCTGTTTTTGTTGCACGTCTCATTATTCAAATACGACAAAACACTAGCGATAATGCTTATGATACagtatttgccattttcgctGATACACCTGTAAATGCAACGTTTTTTAGTGTTGGCGCTATAACTGTTGATAGATTCTTAGCCATTCATCTTCATCTAAGATACCAGGAACTTGTAACTCACAAGCGTGTTATTGCTGTTGTGATATCTACTTGGGTTATCAGCgcatttctttctttacttttccCTGAAGTTG ATCAAATCCAAGCTCTGCAAGCACAAGAAGAAGCACAGaaaagagaaatgaaaaatgCTGTGAGGCTGAGAAAAACTGCACTTGTTACATTTTACATCTATTTCGTCTTTTTGGCTTGTTATGTGCCAATCTTTGGTGTCAACCTTGCCCGACTGTTCTATGGTCAAACTGCCTTGATATGGCATTTGCGATATTATGTTTTTACACTTATGCTTTTCAATTCATCTCTCAATCCTTTGATCTACAGCTGGAAGATGAGACACATGCGACATGCTGTTATAGACATACTTCGAAGCGTACTCCCAAGTCGCCACTAA
- the LOC140953174 gene encoding adenosine receptor A2a-like: protein MTAAEGLYSTLVTNCIFNVFLFYTAIALNIITIQALRKTSSLPRTLKTLLLSLAASDLAVGLLAHPIFVAHLIIQIQQNPSDNAYGTVFTIFSAFQKSILACASFFNVVAITVDRFLAIHLHLRYQELVTHKRVVAVVISTWVISAFLSLLVHAARLDWIPEKVSGILFAAIDAVCFITTGFLHYKIYASVRHHTDQIQALQAQEEAQNREMKNAVRLRKTALATFYIYFLFLACYVPIFCVNLAELFCDETALIQYLRYYVWTIMLFNSSLNPLIYSWKMRHIRHAVINILRNVLPCRH, encoded by the coding sequence ATGACAGCAGCGGAGGGTTTGTATTCAACGCTGGTCACTAACTGCATCTTTAACGTTTTCTTGTTTTACACCGCCATCGCGTTAAACATCATAACAATACAAGCGCTGAGAAAAACGTCGTCGTTGCCAAGGACTTTGAAAACATTGCTCTTGAGTTTGGCTGCTTCTGATCTCGCTGTTGGTTTACTTGCCCACCCTATTTTTGTTGCACATCTCATTATTCAAATACAACAAAACCCCAGCGATAATGCTTATGGTACAGTATTTACCATTTTCTCGGCCTTTCAGAAGAGTATACTTGCTTGTGCATCGTTTTTTAATGTTGTCGCTATAACTGTTGATAGATTCTTAGCCATTCATCTTCATCTCAGATACCAGGAACTTGTAACTCACAAGCGTGTTGTTGCTGTAGTGATATCTACTTGGGTTATCAGTGCATTTCTTTCCTTACTTGTCCATGCAGCTCGTTTGGACTGGATTCCAGAAAAAGTTTCTGGGATTTTGTTTGCAGCCATCGACGCTGTTTGTTTCATAACTACAGGATTTCTCCACTACAAGATATACGCATCTGTACGACACCATACAGATCAAATCCAAGCACTGCAAGCACAAGAAGAAGCACAGAATAGAGAAATGAAAAATGCTGTGAGGCTGAGAAAAACTGCACTTGCTACATTTTACATCTATTTCCTGTTTTTGGCTTGTTATGTGCCAATCTTTTGTGTCAACCTTGCCGAACTCTTCTGTGATGAAACTGCCTTGATCCAGTATTTGCGGTATTATGTTTGGACAATTATGCTTTTCAATTCATCTCTCAATCCTTTGATCTACAGCTGGAAGATGAGACACATTCGACATGCTGTTATAAACATACTTCGAAACGTACTCCCGTGTCGCCACTGA
- the LOC140953175 gene encoding adenosine receptor A2a-like produces MQVSEGLYSKLVATCIFNAFLSYTAIVLNILTIQALRRTSSLPTPLKTLLLSLTVSDFGVGLLVQPLYAAILVMQIEENTENNLYYALRITHSIQGNLLAFASFFGVVALTVDRFLAIHFHLRYQELVTQKRVVAVVFLLWMLSAFLSIPMSNWIPEKVLYGTYATIDAFCIITSGLLYCKIYAAVRRHTNQIHAQRVAGNRDMANAARLRKTAVSTFYVYVVFLACYVPVFCLSFATLIGGLTAVPFDMWYCVFTLMYLNSSLNPLIYSWKIRGIRQAVVGILRNTLPSLH; encoded by the coding sequence ATGCAGGTCAGTGAAGGATTGTACTCGAAACTTGTCGCTACCTGCATTTTCAACGCTTTCTTGTCTTACACCGCCATCGTGTTGAACATCTTAACAATACAAGCGCTAAGAAGAACTTCTTCGTTGCCGACCCCCTTAAAAACGTTGCTTTTGAGTCTAACTGTTTCTGATTTTGGAGTTGGTCTACTTGTCCAACCTTTGTACGCTGCAATTCTTGTGATGCAAATAGAAGAAAATACTGAAAACAATTTATATTATGCTTTACGGATTACACACAGCATCCAGGGCAATTTACTTGCCTTTGCTTCGTTCTTTGGTGTTGTAGCTTTGACTGTTGACAGATTCTTGGCGATTCATTTTCATCTCAGATACCAAGAACTTGTGACTCAGAAGCGTGTTGTTGCTGTAGTCTTCTTATTGTGGATGTTAAGTGCATTTCTGTCCATACCTATGTCGAACTGGATTCCAGAAAAGGTTTTATACGGTACGTATGCAACGATCGACGCTTTTTGTATCATAACTTCAGGATTGCTTTACTGCAAAATATACGCAGCCGTACGACGCCACACAAATCAAATTCACGCCCAACGAGTAGCAGGGAACAGAGACATGGCAAATGCAGCAAGGTTAAGAAAAACTGCAGTTAGTACATTCTACGTGTATGTGGTATTTTTAGCTTGTTACGTGCCAGTATTTTGTCTCTCTTTTGCCACTTTGATCGGTGGTTTAACTGCAGTACCATTTGATATGTGGTACTGTGTCTTCACACTAATGTACCTCAATTCATCCCTTAATCCTCTGATCTACAGCTGGAAGATAAGAGGCATTCGTCAAGCTGTTGTGGGCATACTTCGAAACACCTTGCCTAGTCTTCACTAA